TCTTTGGGGTCTGAGGCTGGGTCAGACCCAACTCCAAGGGCTGATGAGAGAGACAGACGGGGCCGGGGAAGTGGTGGGTTGCCACGCCAGGTCCACGAGGCCCCAGTGGAGGAGCCAGGGATGTTCAGCCAGGATGGGAGGCAGCTGGGGGAGAGAGGGCGCTGGGCTGCAGGGTTTGGACCCTGGAGGGGCCCCCAAGTGGGAGGGAGCAGATCCCAGTTCCATGAAAGAAGCATGTTTTAAGAAGCTGAGTCCTGCACCAGCTCCAGGGGAGTCTTTGTCACGAGATATTGTGTAACCCTCTCTTGCTTCAGCACCTCCCATAGCTCCCTATTGCTCACCAGAGAACTCAGGCTCCTCGCTCAGCATTCGAGCCCCTCCTCACCTTCCCTTTGTGTCTCCCTTCTACTGCTGCCCTCCATGAgtctccctcctccagccttcACATTCACCTTTCCAGCACCCTGGAATGCCCTTCTTGCCTTGGCCACCCAGCAAACTCCTACACATCCTTCAAGACCCAGTGCTTATGTCCCCTTTTCCAGGCAACATTGCCCTTCGTCCAGCCCACAGTGTCCccatttgctgtgtgaccctgagaaGATTCCTTCAGCTGTGGAATAGGGGTATCATCCTCTCTAAAAGCATATTTTGGGGATCCCAAGGCAACAGATTTACACTAAATGCCCTTAAAGTGAATTAGGCTTTGCAGGGGCTGGCTAGGAGGGCTTACATTCAGTCAGTGCTCagtatgtgttcatttttatctCCCTCCTCTTGGATTCTGTGGTTTTAAGACtcttgttttaaacattttactgttCCAAGATTTTTTCCCCATCATAGTGCTAGGAATTTTAAGAACCCCTggttctaaaattataaaagtctaAAATGCCGTGGGCGGGACCAAGGGCCTCTTTGTGCCCTGAGCTGACCCAGGTTGGCTGAAGCTGGGGGTCTCTTTGGGGGGGTCCCCTGCCCCCCACTGCCCCCAGACTGAGGGGGTGTGATCTGGCAACCCCAGTTCAGTTGAGGGGGGTGGACAATGGATTTACCAGGAGGCGAACGGTAGCCCAGGTTCCAAGAGGGAGGGGGTGGGATTCCTGGCTCAAGGGCTGCAGCTGGGGGAGATAGGCAGTGTCAAGAGGCACATGGCTGTTGACTCAGGGCGATGGCTTCCttctcttggagcctcagtttcctcatctggaaattgTGTTCAAACGCTGCCTTCTTGCAGAGTTATCAGCAGGGATGGGAAAGAGCTGGACTGTAGCCCCCATGCCCTGCCCAGTTTTTGCTTCAGCCATGTCCTCCTCCTGAAATGCCCCTCCTGGCCCAGCCATGGTGGCTGGGGAGGGGACTTCAGGAGGAtgcccacccacccctgccccaccctaGGGAAGGGGACAGGTCTGGGCCAGCTGCCTGCCCCACACTTGGCTGGCCACCCTAGCCTGGCAGCGTCAGAGGCCCCAACACTTTCTCAATGAAAGGTATTTGGCTGTGGAGCCTGACACCTCATCACCCTCTGCCTGGAAGCTGCAGCCAGCTTTGACCGCGGCAAATGGGAGCACCCCCATTCCTGCCCCTCCCCGGGACCCCACCAGGCAGCCCTGAGCAGGGCTCTGCGGCAGGCAGGTTGGGAACCTAGTTTGCCTTGGGCGGGGGCCTGCACCTCCGAGCCTGTCAGCTGGGGGTGTAGAGACAGTCAATTCTGGATAAATGTATGTACTTCCAACCCCTGCCAGCTCCCTCAGGGACCTCAAACCATCTCCCCTCTCTTGCCTGTCACAGCCTATCGAGGGTGAGGCTGGGGTGCCGATGTCTGGGGCTGCCCAAACCCAAACTCCAGCAGAGCCCTGGGGTTCACCTTCAGAGACCGGGGTGATGCCTCGCATTTTGAGCTTCTCCCCGTGCCTCCAGGCCCCCAAGTCCACCCTAGGGCAAAGGGAATGTTTTCCTGAGTGAAAGGGCGAGAGCTGCGGAGGTTCGGATTTGCCAAGACCTCAGTCGAAGGGGGGATGTGGCCAGTGGACAAGAGCCAGGGACCCCTCTGGGTGGAGTACTGGCCCCAGGGCATATTGGGGTCTGCACAGGTGAGCCTATCTCCTCCTAGAGAAAGAGGCTGTCTCAGGGCCCCTGAGGTTGCCAGCGCAGCAGAGCTCACGCCTCTAAATGCTAGACGGCTGCACGATGGGATCAGGGGGTCTGGGGAGGGGGGGCCAGTGGATGGGTGGGAGATTGAAGAGGAAGTGGGTGGTTGCCCCCTAAGCTAAGGGATGCGCCACATACCCACTCCCTGGGGGGTGTCAGCCAGGGACAAGTCTCCCATCTCAGATGCCCCGGAGGCCACTCCAGTCTTGCCACATTGATGCCTTGGTCCCCAGGCCCTGGGGACTCACACACCTAGAGCTACAGGGGGCTCAAAGCTGCTGAGATTCATGCCAGACTTCAGTTTTTCTATCTGGACAGTGGGGGTGTGGTCAGAACAGCACCGGCCCCGTGGAGCTCCAGGAggacacacgtgcacacagacTGCCAGCCAGCTGTGATTCTGCCGCCTCCGGAACCAGGGTCCTGGCAAGGTCAGAAAGCCCTGGCCTCAGGCAGCCCCATCGCCACATGACCGATGTGTGGCCGGGATTCAGGTGGGTGGGGCCCAGGGCGGGGCTGCTGTGGACTCGACTGAGGAGGTCCAGGGTGGCCTCGATCGCTGTTGCCTGCCCCAGAGACTCCCCTGCCAGGGCCCTTCCCTGCCCGCTGTAGCTCCGGGGCACATGGCCAGGCACAGCCAAGGAGGCCAGGCCAGAGCAGCGGCTGCTACTGTGTTCAGCGGTCACGGCCACCTGGGCTTCTTGCCCCTGGTACCTGCGTGTGCCTCCGCGTGTTTCTGCCTGCAAAGGTATATCTGGGCCGGGCAGCCCCAGCCTCCATCCTTCCTCCCTGGAGCCTGACACCATGAGTtggaaataaagcatttttaattgAGCCCCCGGAGGGCGGGAATATCCACCCCAACGCCCCGGGCAGGTCTCTAAGCACCAAACATGTGAGAATTGTTCCCCTCAGCCCCAGAGCCTACCCCACATGGGAACCCCAAGAagctccttcctccttttcactGGGCCTAGCCTGGACCCCGCACCCCCACTCACACCCACAACCAGCTCCCCACgctttgtttcaataaataacCCCAAAAACAAAGCTCGGGGCAGGGGACCTGGTCTAGCGCTGAGCTCCAAATAGGCAGAGGGGACTTTGTGCCAAATGTCAGAACTCCCAAAGGTAGAAGATTGAAATCAGGGTCAAAATACACACGAAAAGTCCGAGACGGCTTCTGAGCTGGGGGAGCCGGTCCCTTCAGGCTAGGGTTGAACGTTGTCCCCGGGGTGCTGGCCCGAGAGTCACAGCAAACTTCATTCCATACCACACAGCAACAATTGCCTCCTTGGTGTTTCTACCATCAGATGCTCCAGGTTCTTGTCTGACTCTGAGTTCTGGacaggggaggagaaaggaggccCAGACACCTGGGGAGGGGGCTGTCTGGAGAAGAAAGAGGGGCAAAACTTCCTGGGTCAGAGGAGTCCGGAGGGAGGCGGGAAAGCAAGGCCCCAGGCCCAGGTCACTGCCGGACCCTGCCCCGGCGGGTGCGGAGGGGACCTGAGGCCCGGGCCCGTGCCTGCGCCACCTCGCTCATCTCCCTGCGGATGTCACCAAGTGCTGTCGCCGGGGACTCCAGCAGCCTCTGGAAGAGGCTGGGTCGTCCAGCCGGTGGCTCCCGGCACTGGAAGGTGACGGCTGTGCCAGCGTCAGCCTTCATCTCTCTGGAGAAGCCGTCAGAGGAACCATCAAAGCAGCGGCCAATGGCGATCTCCTTGGCCAGCCGTGGGCTCTGGTCAGTGACCGTGTAGACGCCATAGTTGTGGCCCAGAGGGTCTAGGGGGGCCAGCATGGAGAAGGCAGCTGGGTCCTCTGCGGGCACCGGCGGGGGGTGCCGGGCCAGGTAATCCCGAAGGAGCCCATTGACCGCCACGCGCCGGCAGCTGCCCTGGGGCATAATGGTCACCAGCGTCCTGTCCACCTGCCGCTGGTCGAACAGCATCCCACTGCACTTGAACTCCACGCAGGCTGCCGAGGTGCCCGGTCGCTCGGGGTCTCGCACGCTCCGGGCATCCCGAAGCCCATAGAGCTGGCCCCGGGTGCGTGGGTGGCTGCCCCCCGAGTTGTGGGAGCGGACCATGTACTCCTGGGGACCCTGGATCTTCACCTTGAGGAAGCAGGCCCGGAACTCCTGCGGGTTGGGCCACCAGGCCAGGAGATCGCCAGTCCAGGAGGCAGGCGTGCCCTCTCTGAAAGGCACCACGTTGTACTCATACTTGTCCGCCTCCACCCTGGCGAAGCGGAAGTGGCTGGCGGTCACCGGGGCCCCCTGGCATTCCCGCAGGCTGCGCCACGGGTACACAGGCCCATTGGCCTCGGTGGGGTCACCTGGCCTGGGCTTGGCAAGGTTGATTCGGAAGCCATTGCGCTTGAAAGCGGGATCGTCGTGATCCGTCCGACGGTACCCCAGCCTGTCCAGGTAGGGCTGGGTGACGCCCACGGTGGCCGGGAGTGGGCGGGGCAGGGAAGGTGCTGGCTCCAGCTCCTCGCCGCCCAGGGTGGCGGTGACCAGGGCCGTGTAAGCGTCGGGCCGGTCGGCGTCGCAGAAGGCGGGGAGGCAGGCACCATTGGGGCCGGTGACCGCGCTGTCGAAGCGGCCCCAGGCGCGGGGGTTGGCGGAGAAGCCAGGGGCGGGCTCCAGGTTGACCAGCGTGACCACCACTCCCTCCACCTGCTCGCTGGGGTTGAACTTGTCGTTGGCATAGGCACGCACCTTCACAAAGCAGCGGCGGCGCTCAGGCACATCCAGGTTGAACAGGCGCCTCTCCCGGATCTCCACGTTGCCGACCAGGAAGATGCGCTCCTCGCGGCGCACCCGGGTACCCGAGGACCCCTCGCGCCGGAAGCCGCTCTCCTCCTCCCACAAGCCGGTCTCGGGGTTCAGCGACCACAGCTTGAGGGCCTCTACGTGGCCCGGCATGTGGATCTGGCTGGCAGCCACCCGCACGGTCACTGGCCCCACCTGCAGCTGCTCCGCGGAGCCGGGCGCACGGAGGTCCACGGAGAACATGCCGTAGGTGCGCAGCGGAGCCAGCTCGCCGTCACTGTCCATGAAGCGCAGGTCACTGGGGGCGGATGCTGCCGAGGTGAGGTCTCGGGGGTCCACGAACGTCACCCTAGCCTCCACAGGCCCTGAGTAGGGTTTGCCGTCGGCTCTGTGGAAGGCTCCAGAAGGCAGGACCAGCTCGCCCAGGGGCGCCTCATCTTCCAGCTCGCCCAGGGGGATCGTGTTGCTCTGGCTGGCATCTAAAATGACCGGTGCTTTCTTCCGCATGGCCTTGACCTCGTGGTATACGCCGGCACCTCGAGGGTCAAAAGGCAAGACCCGGACAGCGTCCATGAACTCACCGCTGGGGTCCACAAAAGTCACCACCAGCCGCTGGGTAGAGGGCGGCACCTCAATGGTAAAGTCTCCCTGGTAGGCGGTGAAGCCGATGGGCTCCTGGCCCAGCAGAATCCTGGCGAAGCGCAGCGGCTCCCCGGAGTCAGCAGCCACAACACGGCCCCGGACCAGCCCCCGAGGGGGCAGACACTTCTGGCAGCCACACTCTGCCACCACCTTCACCGGGAGGACATAGCCAGGGCAGTGGATCTCCCTTCTCTCCAGACGGTGCACAGAGCAGCAGCGGGAGCTGGTGTCCCCGCAGCGGGGGCCGGAGCCTGCCAGGCTGGGGCAGTGGGTGTCGGGGCAGAGGCCCACATCCAGGTAGGCAGGGCCACTGCCTGGCTGACCACAGTCCTCAGGGAGCTTGATCAGGTACTCTTGGGGCCGGGGGTCGCAGGATGgctggcctggggctggggaccAAGAAAACATACAGGTCAGGGCAGGGAGGAGGACTTCatggaggccaaggctgggggcTCTGTCTGTGGTCAAGGA
The sequence above is drawn from the Macaca thibetana thibetana isolate TM-01 chromosome 19, ASM2454274v1, whole genome shotgun sequence genome and encodes:
- the CILP2 gene encoding cartilage intermediate layer protein 2 produces the protein MASLLPLLCLCVVAAHLAGARDTNPTEEPMATALGLERRSVYPGQPSPALEDWEEASEWTSWFNVDHPGGDGDFESLAAIRFYYGPARVCPRPLALEARTTDWALPSTVGERVHLNPTRGFWCLNREQPRGRRCSNYHVRFRCPLEASWGAWGPWGPCSGSCGPSRRLRRRHCPSPAGDACPGRPLEAQRCVRPRCPGCGLDTCECPDHILLGSVVTRSGQPLPGARISLRDQPGTVATSDAHGTFRVLGVCADSHANIRAQMDGFSAGEAQAQANGSISVVTIILDKLERPYLVKHPESRVREAGQNVTFCCKASGTPMPKKYSWFHNGTLLDRRAHRYGAHLELQGLHPDQAGIYHCKAWNEAGAVRSGTAWLTVLAPGQPSCDPRPQEYLIKLPEDCGQPGSGPAYLDVGLCPDTHCPSLAGSGPRCGDTSSRCCSVHRLERREIHCPGYVLPVKVVAECGCQKCLPPRGLVRGRVVAADSGEPLRFARILLGQEPIGFTAYQGDFTIEVPPSTQRLVVTFVDPSGEFMDAVRVLPFDPRGAGVYHEVKAMRKKAPVILDASQSNTIPLGELEDEAPLGELVLPSGAFHRADGKPYSGPVEARVTFVDPRDLTSAASAPSDLRFMDSDGELAPLRTYGMFSVDLRAPGSAEQLQVGPVTVRVAASQIHMPGHVEALKLWSLNPETGLWEEESGFRREGSSGTRVRREERIFLVGNVEIRERRLFNLDVPERRRCFVKVRAYANDKFNPSEQVEGVVVTLVNLEPAPGFSANPRAWGRFDSAVTGPNGACLPAFCDADRPDAYTALVTATLGGEELEPAPSLPRPLPATVGVTQPYLDRLGYRRTDHDDPAFKRNGFRINLAKPRPGDPTEANGPVYPWRSLRECQGAPVTASHFRFARVEADKYEYNVVPFREGTPASWTGDLLAWWPNPQEFRACFLKVKIQGPQEYMVRSHNSGGSHPRTRGQLYGLRDARSVRDPERPGTSAACVEFKCSGMLFDQRQVDRTLVTIMPQGSCRRVAVNGLLRDYLARHPPPVPAEDPAAFSMLAPLDPLGHNYGVYTVTDQSPRLAKEIAIGRCFDGSSDGFSREMKADAGTAVTFQCREPPAGRPSLFQRLLESPATALGDIRREMSEVAQARARASGPLRTRRGRVRQ